One Geitlerinema sp. PCC 9228 genomic window, CGATGCCGCCTACTTCCTGCCAGTTGGTAATATCGCCAGTGAAAATATCCCGCACTTGAGCGACGGTCAAACCAGGAATTTGCAAATCGTGGTTGACAGCAACGGCAATGCCATCAAGGGCAACGGGAATTTGTTCCAGTTGGAATCCCCGCTGTTCGGCTTGTTGGTATTCCGCGTCTTGGATAGGGCGGGAAGATTGGGAAAACGCCAACTCCCCGTCAATTAACATACGAATTCCCGTACCGGAACCGGGTGGTTGGGTGGGATGCTGGGTATACCGCAAGCGAAACTCGGGATAGACAGTTTGAATTTGCGGATCGACCACATCGCGAATGGGTGCCCACGTCGTACTGCCACCATAGTTGAATAAGCCTTGCGGCACGCCATCCACTTGCGAAAAAGTGGCAACTTGGGGACCTGACTGAGAAGCTGCGTTAGAAGATGAAGGAGATGTTTGGTTGGTTGCCGTATTGGAAGTTTGACTGGGAGATTGACTCGGGAGCAACCCAAATAAGTTGTTTTTGCGAGTCAACCACCATCCCAAACCACCGATAATTGCTAAGGAAATGGCGAGTGAAATAATTGTTACCGCGGTATCGTTTTTTTTAGACATAGCGAAAATGGGTTTTATAGCTATCTGTTTTCAGTTGTTGTTTGAAATCCTGGGCGATCGCCATAACCATTTCTTAACTCTATTTTAGAAATTTACAACATTGGTAATGCCGACCGTTTCTAACACCATCCAAACAATAAATACTACGTACAATCCTAGCAAAATCCAGCACTCCACTGGCGAGAGAAAAAACTTCGTCCGCAACATAGCAAATAAGATAATGGTCGCCAGGGTGAGAACCGCCATCATCGGGGCAGCCACCGCAAAATTCACCGTAGAAGCCCCAGCAATCAAAACCCCAACGGGAATGGCGACCAACAAATCGAAAATATTGCTGCCCAACACATTTGCCAAACCGATCGTGCTTCTGCCCTCCCGGGCAGCTTTGACACTCACAAACGTATCGGGTAAACTTGTAGCGATCGCGATGGTGGTTAATCCCCACAAAAAGCTAGGGGTTTTTAAAATTTCTCCCAAGCCAATAGCCGCTGTGACCAACCCTTCCACGCTCACCACAATCAACCCCAAACTAAACAGCAAACGCAACCATTCCCAAATTACGCGAATTTCAACCTCCGGCGGCAACGATTCTTTTTTGGCTTCTTTGGTATCCTGTTGTTGCAAAAACAGGTACAATCCGTACAAAGTTATCGGTATCAAAGCCAAGGGGCGATTGAGGTTTCCCTGCAACGGAACACCTTCTACAGGATTGTAAATGACGGCAAATGCAAAAGCCAGCAGCAAAACTGTTACGCTGGTGATGTAAAATTGGGCATCTTTATAAACCAAAAAGCGATCGACTTTTAAATCGCCGCTCACCAAACCAGCAATCCCCGGAATCACTAAGATATTAAAAATCGCCGAACCAACAATGGCAGCAATTCCTAACTCAAACTTACCGTGCAAAAGCGTAGCGAGGACAGTACTGGATAGTTCCGGAAAACTAGACCCCACAGCAGCAATAATTGCACCTTGCACGATGGGCGGTAGCTGGTAAAAAGCCGACAAGCGATCGGCAGAGTCTTCCAAGATAAAGCTCCCCTTCCAGACTACCCCTGTGGAAATCGCTACTAGCAGAAGATATAAAAATAGCTGCCCAATATCCATTATGACAACCTCTCTAATGGGTACAAGTTCGCTAAGAACACTAGCCCAACATTGTATCTAAAAATGTAGCGATCGCGAGCCGGCAAGCCAAATTGTAAAATCCCATCGCGGCAAAACAACGATTGTCTGAGATTTGCCAATTGCCCTTGTAGAAAATAAGGACGCTTCGCGAAGTTCTCCTACCAGGAAAATTGGGACCCCCCCCAAAAAATATTGTTTCTATAAAAATTCCCTACTTCTTTATCGAAAAAAAATCGATATAATCTGAAAGGAATCAACTGCTTCGCTTGCCATTTGATTTGTCTTAGAAAATCATGGTCTTAGTGTCTTTGTGGTTCTTAACTTACTGCGCGATCGCTACTATAAAACCTCCACAACTGCCCCAAAAATATACCAAAAATTTGCATACCGCCAGCCAATGCTATACAATATCGTTTTACCTGAAAAATTGAATTGCCAACCGCTTCCGCACCAAACCATTTCTTATGACTGCCTCCCATTCCGTACCCCTACACCAAGATTCCCTTTCCCTCAGACATGCAGAATTTGTAAACCTCCTTGCCAATACAGAAAATTTGCTCCTCATTCAAGATTTGGATGGGGTTTGTATGGAGTTGGTTCGCGATCCCTTGCAAAGAACCATCGACTGCGACTACGTCAAAGCCACCACCGCCTTCGACAACCATTTTTTTGTACTCACCAACGGCGAACATGTGGGTAAGCGAGGCGTTAACGGCATCGTAGAAAAAGCCTTTGGCTATGCCAGCGAAGTGAAACAACAAGGGTGGTACCTACCGGGATTGGCAGCAGGCGGCATACAATGGCAGGATCGTTTTGGCCATCTTTCCCATCCTGGGGTCAGCGATGCGGAATGGCAGTTTTTACAAACCATTCCCCAAACCATGGCGACCCGCTTGCGGCAGTTTTTGCAGAAACACCAGGAAATTTTATCGGCAGCAGAAATCGAACAATGCGTGGATGCTTGCGTGTTGGATCATGTGGCTTCGCCAACAGCCAATCTCAATACCGCTTTCGATCGGTTGCATGCCCATCCCGAAATTTACGCGGCATTGCAACAAGATATGCAACAATTGATGGTAGAGCTATTGCAAGAGGCCTCCCGCTGGGGTTTGGGGGATTCGTTTTTCGTACATTATGCCCCCAATTTGGGGAAAGATGCCCAAGGTAATGAGATTTTGCAGCCAGCTACCGATAGCGATTCGGGAACCACGGATTTTCAGTTTATGCTGCGTGGTGCCATGAAAGAGGCGGGGGTGTTGGTGATTTTAAACTACTACTATTTTTTGCATACCGGTCACTATCCCCTAGGGAAAGATTTTAACGCCCGCACGGCACCGAAAAGTCATGCAGAACTTTTGCAAGCGGTAACGGAACATTTCGATCCAAAACTTATGCCGGTGATGGTGGGAGTTGGCGATACGGTTACCAGCCAGCTTACTTGGGAAAACGACCGCTGGGTGGTGCGTCGCGGTGGCAGCGATCGCAATTTTTTGCAATTGGTGCAAGATATTGGCAAGCAAGGTCAAACTGGGAATGTTGTGGTTTATGTAGACAGCAGCGGCGGTGAAGTGAAAAATCGCAAACCTTTGCGGTTAGAACCAGATACCCAGCAAACTTGGTATGTGGTGGAAGGTCCGGGCGATCGCCGCGATACGAACGATCCTTTACAACTTAACATTGTTTTCCCTGGCGGTCACCAACAATACGCGCTATCTTTTCGGCAAGCAGCCCAAAAACGCCGGTTGAGTTTATGAAATTGGCGAATAGAAACTTCACAAACCTTAAATTCAATTGGCCATTATTTGCGAAGTTTCTATTATACAATCGTATAAAATTTTAAACAACGATCGAAATCGCTGACAAAAATGTCGGCGATCGCATTGGTAAGGTGCAGCGATCGCCAACGTTGGAGGGAATCCTTGTCACAATAAATAATATCGGGTTCTAGAGAACCAAAATGTCTAAGACTTTGCTCGCCTTCCTTCCCAACGCCATCAGCAGCGTCTACTCCCATGCCATCCACACAGGCAAACTGCCCCTACCGCTTTACTACCAACTGTTGCGGTCGGTTTCCTACTTAGCCCTCAGCGAAGAAGAAATCCGAGCTATC contains:
- a CDS encoding sodium:calcium antiporter encodes the protein MDIGQLFLYLLLVAISTGVVWKGSFILEDSADRLSAFYQLPPIVQGAIIAAVGSSFPELSSTVLATLLHGKFELGIAAIVGSAIFNILVIPGIAGLVSGDLKVDRFLVYKDAQFYITSVTVLLLAFAFAVIYNPVEGVPLQGNLNRPLALIPITLYGLYLFLQQQDTKEAKKESLPPEVEIRVIWEWLRLLFSLGLIVVSVEGLVTAAIGLGEILKTPSFLWGLTTIAIATSLPDTFVSVKAAREGRSTIGLANVLGSNIFDLLVAIPVGVLIAGASTVNFAVAAPMMAVLTLATIILFAMLRTKFFLSPVECWILLGLYVVFIVWMVLETVGITNVVNF
- a CDS encoding PstS family phosphate ABC transporter substrate-binding protein produces the protein MSKKNDTAVTIISLAISLAIIGGLGWWLTRKNNLFGLLPSQSPSQTSNTATNQTSPSSSNAASQSGPQVATFSQVDGVPQGLFNYGGSTTWAPIRDVVDPQIQTVYPEFRLRYTQHPTQPPGSGTGIRMLIDGELAFSQSSRPIQDAEYQQAEQRGFQLEQIPVALDGIAVAVNHDLQIPGLTVAQVRDIFTGDITNWQEVGGIDQPIQPYSRSPEDSGTVKFFLENVLQGESFGSNVEFISTTTEALRAVSNNVGSIYFASAPEVVPQCSVRSLPLARPQQEFVPPYVEPAVSPANCPQERNQLNDAAFQDGSYPITRRLFVIVKRNGQVDERAGDAYVRLLLSEQGQQAIQKAGFVRIR
- the stpA gene encoding glucosylglycerol 3-phosphatase; translation: MTASHSVPLHQDSLSLRHAEFVNLLANTENLLLIQDLDGVCMELVRDPLQRTIDCDYVKATTAFDNHFFVLTNGEHVGKRGVNGIVEKAFGYASEVKQQGWYLPGLAAGGIQWQDRFGHLSHPGVSDAEWQFLQTIPQTMATRLRQFLQKHQEILSAAEIEQCVDACVLDHVASPTANLNTAFDRLHAHPEIYAALQQDMQQLMVELLQEASRWGLGDSFFVHYAPNLGKDAQGNEILQPATDSDSGTTDFQFMLRGAMKEAGVLVILNYYYFLHTGHYPLGKDFNARTAPKSHAELLQAVTEHFDPKLMPVMVGVGDTVTSQLTWENDRWVVRRGGSDRNFLQLVQDIGKQGQTGNVVVYVDSSGGEVKNRKPLRLEPDTQQTWYVVEGPGDRRDTNDPLQLNIVFPGGHQQYALSFRQAAQKRRLSL